From Xylocopilactobacillus apis, a single genomic window includes:
- the glnA gene encoding type I glutamate--ammonia ligase: protein MTRKNYSKEDIKEIVKKENVSFIRLMFTDINGILKNLEVPVSQLDKVLRNEIMFDGSSIDGFVRIEEGDMYLFPDLDTFLIFPWGTEHGKVARLICDVHNPDKTPFLGDPRVNLKRNIQEMQKMGFSSFNIGSEPEFFLFKLDDVDHPTNILNDKGSYFDFAPLDMGENCRRDIVLVLEKMGFEVEAAHHEVSPGQHEIDFKYENAVEAADNIETFKLVVRTVARQYHLHATFMPKPVQGVNGSGMHTNMSLFNDQGNAFYDPKSDLQLSNICQKFLAGLLKHAASFTAITNPIVNSYKRLVPGFEAPVYIAWSGRNRSPMVRVPVDRGNSTRLELRSVDPTTNPYMAFSAILASGLDGLKSDLDPVAPIDRNIYRMNKDERKEHQIQDLPQNLYEALDWLGKDDIVIKSLGDHIYKSFVNLKKLEWIAYSQNISDWEKEQYLEVY from the coding sequence ATGACAAGGAAAAATTATTCAAAAGAAGATATTAAAGAAATTGTTAAAAAAGAAAACGTTAGTTTTATTCGATTAATGTTTACTGATATTAATGGGATTTTAAAAAATTTGGAAGTCCCGGTATCTCAGTTGGATAAAGTTTTAAGAAATGAAATTATGTTTGATGGATCTTCAATTGATGGATTTGTGAGAATTGAGGAGGGAGACATGTATTTGTTTCCCGATTTAGATACATTTTTGATTTTTCCTTGGGGAACAGAACATGGCAAGGTTGCTCGATTAATTTGTGATGTACATAATCCAGATAAAACTCCTTTTTTGGGAGATCCAAGAGTAAACTTGAAGCGTAATATTCAAGAAATGCAAAAAATGGGATTTTCGTCCTTTAACATTGGTTCTGAACCTGAATTTTTCCTTTTTAAATTAGATGATGTTGATCATCCGACTAATATTTTAAACGATAAAGGGAGTTATTTTGATTTTGCTCCGCTTGATATGGGAGAAAACTGCCGTAGAGATATTGTATTAGTTTTGGAAAAAATGGGCTTTGAAGTTGAAGCAGCACATCACGAAGTGTCGCCTGGACAGCATGAAATTGATTTTAAATATGAAAATGCGGTTGAGGCAGCTGATAATATTGAAACGTTTAAACTAGTTGTTAGAACTGTTGCCCGGCAATATCACCTCCACGCAACTTTTATGCCAAAGCCAGTTCAGGGAGTTAATGGATCTGGAATGCATACTAATATGTCATTATTTAATGATCAAGGGAATGCTTTTTATGATCCCAAAAGTGATCTGCAGCTTTCAAATATTTGTCAAAAATTTTTAGCAGGACTATTAAAACATGCTGCAAGTTTTACAGCGATTACGAATCCGATTGTTAATTCATATAAACGTTTAGTTCCCGGTTTTGAAGCACCAGTTTATATAGCTTGGAGCGGAAGAAATCGTTCTCCGATGGTGAGAGTACCAGTAGATCGTGGAAATTCTACCCGATTAGAACTAAGAAGCGTTGATCCTACGACTAATCCATATATGGCATTTAGTGCAATTTTGGCATCTGGTTTAGACGGATTAAAATCTGATCTAGATCCGGTTGCACCAATTGATCGAAATATTTATCGAATGAATAAAGACGAACGAAAAGAACATCAAATTCAGGATCTCCCTCAAAATCTTTATGAAGCGTTAGATTGGCTGGGTAAGGATGATATTGTGATAAAATCTTTAGGTGACCATATTTATAAGAGTTTTGTCAACTTAAAGAAATTGGAATGGATTGCTTATTCACAAAATATTTCTGATTGGGAAAAAGAACAATATCTGGAAGTATACTAA
- the plsY gene encoding glycerol-3-phosphate 1-O-acyltransferase PlsY, with product MSKSLIFIILCLIAYLIGSIPFGVLVGKIFKHTDIRNYGSHSIGTTNAYRVLGFKLGSLVLIFDMLKGTLGASLPIFFGNYPHYYIIICGFFAVLGHTFSIFLKFKGGKAVATGAGILLAYEPLLFVLTWIVFLTTVFITSAVSVASILGFIFVNIMSFFIYKDPILSTIAFILLIIVIYRHRENIKRIKKGQENLVPFGLIYWNKNKK from the coding sequence ATGAGCAAATCATTAATTTTTATTATTCTATGTCTTATTGCCTACTTAATAGGTTCGATCCCTTTTGGAGTTTTAGTCGGTAAAATATTTAAACATACTGACATTCGTAACTATGGCAGTCACAGCATTGGAACCACTAATGCTTATCGTGTACTCGGATTTAAATTAGGATCTCTTGTTTTAATTTTTGATATGTTAAAAGGTACTTTAGGTGCATCGTTACCAATATTTTTCGGTAATTATCCTCATTACTATATAATTATCTGCGGTTTTTTTGCCGTCTTAGGCCATACTTTTTCAATTTTTTTAAAATTCAAAGGCGGAAAGGCTGTGGCCACTGGCGCAGGAATATTACTGGCTTATGAACCATTGCTTTTTGTTTTAACCTGGATAGTTTTTTTAACCACAGTATTTATAACAAGTGCCGTATCAGTAGCAAGTATTCTTGGTTTTATTTTCGTAAACATTATGTCATTTTTTATATATAAGGATCCAATTCTTTCAACTATTGCGTTTATTCTCTTGATTATTGTAATTTATCGCCACCGTGAAAACATTAAACGCATAAAAAAAGGGCAAGAAAATCTTGTCCCCTTTGGCTTAATATATTGGAATAAAAACAAAAAATAA
- the parC gene encoding DNA topoisomerase IV subunit A → MVDRIKELPLENVISDRFGRYSKYIIQERALPDVRDGLKPVQRRILYAMYQDGNTADKAFRKSAKSVGNIMGNFHPHGDSSIYEAMVRMSQDWKLRAPLIEMHGNNGSIDGDPPAAMRYTEARLSKISHHLLEGINNETVDMMLNFDDTIYEPVVLPAAFPNLLVNGATGISAGYATQIPPHNLTEVIEALIYLIKNPNANTEQLMKYVKGPDFPTGAIVQGKEGLVSAYETGRGRVIVRSKTHIDDQKGKKKIIVTEIPYEVNKALLIKRIEDLKAEKRVEGIGDIRDESDRFGLSISIDLKKNVNPEDILNFLYKNTDLQVSYNFNVIAIDDGKPKLLGLKEILNAYLNHRRSVILKQTKFFLNKAQKRTHIVDGLIKAISILDDVIKTIRGSENRLAAIQNLMDSYDFTQAQSEAIVNLQLYRLTNTDIVTLEEELKELKGQIEEYQKILSDSQYLGKVIIDGFKQISKEFGSPRLTTIEDEITPLKVAKTITVPDEEVHVGVTKDGYLKRASLKSAQSSVAELKEGDQFLLEKDLNTHDEIFIFTDHGNLIYRKVFEIEEARWKDLGTHLSQSAGLEPTEKILCVLPLVSGEKDKRVVAATNDGYVKQVSLSELRPHSRYLNRSIRFVNFKTDQSRITNVIEIINEYQEVVTLTQHGFALKFNISEIPLQKGRSAGVKLISLQDDDLVLGVSIINENDKYIGILQADGKYKNIKIEDIPLTTRAKKGVRVLRQNSSHKMNISGFSLLTSERNENFIIVTENGDQFELKPLDYPLSNRQALGKPVYNSKEYGLVIKFNKKIQD, encoded by the coding sequence TTGGTAGATCGGATCAAAGAATTACCACTTGAAAACGTTATTAGCGATCGATTTGGACGTTATTCAAAATACATTATTCAAGAGCGAGCTTTGCCGGATGTTAGAGACGGATTAAAACCAGTTCAGCGTCGAATCCTTTATGCAATGTATCAAGATGGTAATACTGCAGATAAGGCTTTTAGAAAATCAGCTAAATCTGTCGGAAATATAATGGGTAACTTCCATCCTCATGGTGATTCTTCAATTTACGAAGCAATGGTTAGAATGAGCCAGGACTGGAAATTAAGAGCACCGTTGATTGAAATGCATGGAAATAATGGGTCTATTGACGGTGACCCGCCGGCCGCAATGCGTTACACTGAGGCACGTTTAAGTAAAATCTCTCATCATCTTTTAGAGGGTATCAACAATGAGACCGTTGATATGATGCTTAACTTTGATGACACGATTTATGAGCCTGTGGTCTTGCCAGCAGCATTTCCTAATTTATTAGTAAACGGAGCAACAGGAATCTCGGCCGGTTATGCAACTCAAATTCCACCTCATAATCTGACTGAAGTTATTGAAGCTTTAATCTACTTAATTAAGAATCCAAATGCTAACACTGAGCAATTGATGAAATATGTCAAAGGTCCTGATTTTCCAACCGGTGCAATTGTTCAAGGTAAAGAAGGCCTAGTGTCTGCTTATGAAACGGGTCGTGGTAGAGTAATCGTGCGCAGTAAGACTCATATTGATGATCAAAAGGGTAAGAAAAAAATTATTGTGACCGAAATTCCTTATGAGGTTAATAAGGCACTCTTAATTAAAAGAATTGAAGATTTAAAAGCTGAAAAAAGAGTAGAAGGAATCGGAGATATTAGAGATGAAAGTGATCGGTTTGGACTTTCAATCTCAATTGATTTAAAGAAAAATGTTAATCCTGAAGATATTTTAAATTTCTTATATAAAAATACAGATCTTCAAGTTTCTTATAACTTCAATGTTATTGCAATTGATGATGGCAAACCAAAATTACTAGGTCTCAAAGAAATTTTAAATGCTTACCTTAATCATCGAAGAAGTGTAATTTTAAAACAAACGAAATTTTTCCTTAATAAAGCACAAAAAAGGACTCATATTGTTGATGGGTTAATTAAAGCAATTTCGATTCTTGATGATGTTATTAAAACTATTCGCGGCAGTGAAAATAGACTTGCTGCGATTCAGAACTTAATGGATTCATATGATTTTACTCAAGCTCAGAGTGAAGCAATCGTTAACTTGCAGTTATATCGTTTAACTAATACAGATATTGTCACACTTGAAGAGGAGTTAAAAGAATTAAAGGGACAAATTGAAGAATATCAAAAAATTCTTTCTGATTCACAGTATTTAGGTAAAGTCATTATTGATGGTTTTAAACAAATCAGTAAAGAATTTGGAAGTCCTCGTTTAACAACAATTGAAGATGAAATTACTCCTTTAAAAGTAGCAAAAACTATTACTGTGCCGGATGAAGAAGTTCATGTCGGTGTGACCAAAGATGGTTACTTGAAACGTGCATCTCTGAAAAGTGCTCAATCAAGCGTTGCAGAATTAAAAGAAGGAGATCAATTTTTACTTGAAAAAGATTTAAATACTCATGACGAAATATTTATTTTTACTGATCATGGCAATTTAATTTATCGCAAAGTTTTTGAAATTGAAGAAGCACGTTGGAAAGACTTAGGAACTCATTTGTCTCAATCGGCTGGACTAGAGCCAACTGAAAAAATTCTTTGTGTCTTACCTTTAGTTAGTGGTGAAAAAGACAAAAGAGTTGTTGCTGCAACTAACGATGGATATGTTAAACAGGTTTCTTTAAGTGAATTACGTCCCCATAGCCGCTATTTAAATCGGTCAATTCGATTTGTAAACTTTAAAACAGATCAAAGCAGGATAACAAATGTAATTGAAATTATTAATGAATACCAGGAAGTAGTAACTCTTACTCAACATGGATTTGCCTTGAAATTTAATATTTCGGAAATTCCTTTACAAAAGGGACGTTCTGCCGGGGTTAAACTAATTTCATTACAAGATGATGATCTGGTACTAGGAGTCTCAATAATAAATGAAAATGATAAATACATAGGTATATTACAAGCTGACGGAAAATATAAGAACATTAAAATAGAAGATATTCCTTTGACTACTAGAGCTAAAAAAGGAGTACGAGTTTTAAGACAAAATTCAAGCCATAAAATGAATATCTCTGGTTTTAGTTTATTGACTAGTGAAAGAAATGAAAATTTTATAATTGTAACTGAAAATGGTGATCAATTTGAATTGAAACCATTAGATTATCCTTTGAGTAATCGGCAGGCACTTGGAAAACCAGTTTATAATTCAAAAGAGTACGGTTTAGTTATTAAATTTAATAAAAAAATTCAAGATTAG
- a CDS encoding polysaccharide deacetylase family protein produces the protein MKIKSLNKINIKMGIMLSFVFVFVSVSANKVEAVGKIKLNEDKKIYKSYGVWGTDLHRKLKKNSSWKVFDVQEENNHAWYNLGNDQWISEKLPSVIKLNKDSNLYPEDSSDTLKTGRILPKNSSWKVKSVTYDGDNIWYQLGNHQWVSTADQFNNFDRKVITVKSHPVMIFKNFGNNRQYTYQDLSTNSKWKVLSVKKVNDVYWYQVGYDQWVTLDQESNSIPNLTDAKIRLIHQSPIYYHAQDEKLKNKTSLSTAQSYLATKVIDGFTWYQIARNSWISPAYDIAGNWGPIQYQVKFPILMYHDFQNDQPDNKWEVPFGEFKEQMTWLKQGNYYFLNPEEAYYVLTLKRKPADNLVWVTMDDGYKSWNTNVLNLIKETHINVTGFQITNAINQSWNLTTSQLKELQKAGMSIQSHTVSHKALDQMTPQLQFDEAKNSFNILNESFGNQIISLSYPLGSYNSSVINQTKEAGYWLGLKMGGNIATSNDNLYSLPRIAVFPGQTYTSFNKLLNDGLNSK, from the coding sequence TTGAAAATCAAATCTTTAAATAAAATAAATATAAAAATGGGTATTATGCTATCTTTTGTGTTTGTTTTCGTATCTGTTTCGGCTAATAAAGTTGAAGCTGTTGGTAAAATTAAGTTAAATGAAGACAAAAAAATTTATAAGAGTTATGGTGTTTGGGGTACAGATTTACATCGGAAACTAAAAAAGAATTCTTCTTGGAAGGTATTTGATGTTCAAGAAGAAAATAATCACGCTTGGTATAATTTAGGAAATGATCAATGGATTTCAGAAAAATTACCAAGCGTGATAAAACTAAATAAAGATAGTAATTTATATCCAGAAGATAGTTCTGATACTTTGAAAACTGGACGAATTTTACCAAAGAATTCATCTTGGAAAGTCAAATCTGTTACATACGATGGAGATAACATTTGGTATCAGCTGGGCAACCATCAGTGGGTTTCTACTGCAGATCAGTTTAATAATTTTGATCGTAAAGTGATAACAGTAAAGTCTCATCCAGTAATGATTTTTAAAAACTTCGGCAATAATCGACAATATACTTATCAGGATCTATCAACAAATTCTAAATGGAAAGTTTTGTCCGTTAAAAAAGTTAATGATGTCTATTGGTATCAAGTCGGATATGACCAGTGGGTTACTCTTGATCAAGAAAGTAATTCGATTCCAAATTTAACTGATGCTAAGATTCGTTTGATTCATCAATCTCCTATTTACTATCATGCTCAAGATGAAAAATTAAAAAATAAAACATCACTGTCAACTGCTCAAAGTTATTTAGCTACAAAGGTAATTGACGGTTTTACATGGTATCAAATCGCAAGAAACAGTTGGATTAGTCCAGCATATGATATTGCAGGAAATTGGGGACCAATTCAATATCAAGTTAAGTTTCCAATTTTAATGTACCATGATTTTCAAAATGATCAGCCCGATAATAAATGGGAAGTTCCATTTGGTGAATTTAAAGAACAGATGACTTGGCTTAAGCAAGGAAACTATTATTTCTTAAATCCTGAAGAGGCATATTACGTTTTGACTCTTAAGCGAAAGCCTGCTGATAATTTGGTGTGGGTAACTATGGATGATGGTTATAAATCTTGGAATACTAATGTATTGAATTTGATTAAAGAAACCCATATTAATGTTACTGGTTTTCAAATTACTAATGCTATTAATCAGAGTTGGAATTTGACAACATCTCAATTAAAAGAGCTTCAAAAAGCGGGAATGAGTATTCAGTCACATACGGTTAGTCATAAAGCACTCGATCAAATGACTCCGCAGCTTCAGTTTGATGAAGCTAAAAACTCATTTAATATTCTTAATGAAAGTTTTGGCAATCAAATAATTTCCCTTTCGTATCCACTCGGAAGTTATAATTCTAGTGTAATTAATCAGACAAAAGAAGCTGGTTACTGGTTAGGGCTTAAAATGGGAGGAAATATAGCAACTTCTAATGATAATTTATATAGTCTTCCTCGAATTGCGGTTTTTCCGGGTCAGACGTATACTTCGTTCAATAAACTTTTAAACGATGGTCTTAACAGCAAATAA
- the wecB gene encoding non-hydrolyzing UDP-N-acetylglucosamine 2-epimerase: protein MDKKIKIMTVFGTRPEGIKMAPLIKELERESDNFITKNIITAQHREMLDQVLQTFDIKPDYDLDIMKKSQTLSSITTKVITELDQIFIDEKPDLVLVHGDTTTTFAAAISAFYNQISIGHVEAGLRTWNKYSPYPEEMNREMVDDLTDLYFAPTKKNFENLLKENKDEKKIFITGNTGIDALKYTVNDNFDSSEFKEIDFSKKIILLTAHRRENQGQKMEDMFKAILDVIQTDNNLELVYPVHRSPAVQKAANDVFAGSKQVKLINPLDVVHFHNLIKRSFIVLSDSGGVQEEAPALNKPVLVLRDTTERPEAVQTGAIKLVGTNPLVIKENLSSLISNSDEYQKMAKAKNPYGDGNASVRISEAIKYHFGILKDRPIDFV, encoded by the coding sequence ATGGATAAAAAAATTAAAATTATGACTGTTTTCGGTACAAGACCGGAAGGAATTAAAATGGCTCCTTTAATTAAGGAGCTTGAAAGAGAGTCAGATAATTTTATTACAAAAAATATTATTACTGCCCAACATCGTGAAATGCTTGATCAAGTTCTACAGACTTTTGATATAAAGCCTGATTATGATTTAGATATAATGAAAAAGAGTCAAACACTTTCCAGTATTACGACAAAAGTGATCACTGAATTAGATCAAATTTTTATTGATGAAAAGCCTGATCTAGTATTGGTTCATGGCGATACAACAACAACTTTTGCTGCTGCAATAAGCGCTTTTTACAATCAAATTTCAATTGGTCATGTTGAAGCAGGTTTAAGAACTTGGAATAAATATTCTCCTTATCCCGAAGAAATGAATCGAGAGATGGTTGATGATTTAACGGATCTATATTTTGCCCCAACTAAAAAGAATTTTGAAAATTTATTAAAAGAAAATAAAGATGAAAAAAAGATTTTTATCACCGGTAATACTGGTATTGATGCTTTAAAATATACGGTTAATGATAATTTTGATTCATCGGAATTTAAAGAAATTGATTTTTCAAAAAAGATCATTTTATTAACTGCTCATCGAAGAGAGAATCAAGGACAAAAAATGGAAGATATGTTTAAAGCCATTCTTGATGTAATTCAAACTGATAATAATTTAGAATTAGTGTATCCAGTTCATCGATCTCCTGCTGTTCAAAAAGCTGCAAATGATGTATTTGCCGGTTCTAAACAAGTTAAATTAATTAATCCTCTTGATGTAGTTCATTTTCATAATTTGATAAAAAGGAGCTTTATAGTCCTATCTGATTCTGGTGGGGTACAAGAAGAAGCACCTGCTTTAAATAAGCCAGTTTTAGTATTGAGAGATACAACTGAAAGACCTGAAGCAGTTCAAACAGGTGCAATTAAGTTGGTAGGAACCAATCCATTAGTTATCAAAGAAAATTTATCTTCTTTAATTTCTAATAGCGATGAGTATCAAAAAATGGCGAAAGCAAAAAATCCGTACGGAGATGGCAATGCATCAGTACGGATTAGTGAAGCTATAAAATACCACTTTGGAATTCTTAAGGATCGTCCAATTGATTTTGTCTAG
- a CDS encoding GtrA family protein, translating into MKKISNSNFKFKTFIVYTFFGFLASVVNILIFQLLYHNLRLINLVANSIAFVFANILSYYLNRKFVFKLPKGNLHEMFVEFSTFISSRTLTYFLDITFMFIFATLLKMNNPIQTLILKAVDQIILGLVNYFFSRAIFVSSEQRIQNRTTRQNQLDDP; encoded by the coding sequence TTGAAAAAAATAAGTAATTCTAACTTTAAATTTAAAACCTTTATTGTCTATACCTTTTTCGGCTTTTTAGCATCAGTTGTTAATATTTTAATTTTCCAATTACTCTATCATAATTTAAGGCTGATCAATTTAGTTGCTAATTCTATTGCCTTTGTATTTGCTAATATTCTAAGTTATTATTTGAATCGTAAGTTTGTTTTTAAACTACCAAAAGGAAATCTTCATGAAATGTTTGTTGAGTTTTCCACTTTTATTTCTTCAAGAACTCTTACCTACTTTTTAGATATAACTTTTATGTTTATCTTTGCCACATTACTTAAAATGAATAATCCTATTCAAACTCTGATTTTAAAAGCCGTCGACCAAATAATTCTCGGATTAGTAAATTATTTCTTTTCTCGAGCAATTTTTGTTAGTAGTGAACAAAGAATTCAAAATCGAACAACTAGACAAAATCAATTGGACGATCCTTAA
- a CDS encoding flavodoxin, translating into MTNALVVYASITGNNEEVAEIVNEELKRLDVNSTLKEISITNADEFEDVDICVVCPYTYGEGDLPEEGMDFYEDLPTLDLKGKVFGCAGSGDTYYEEFATAVDDFADQFIKAGATKGAENLKIDLAVDEDDLKNIIEFTKSLVAAVEKNK; encoded by the coding sequence ATGACTAATGCATTAGTTGTATATGCTAGTATTACTGGCAATAACGAAGAAGTGGCAGAAATTGTTAATGAAGAATTAAAAAGACTAGATGTTAACTCTACACTCAAAGAAATTTCAATTACCAATGCCGATGAGTTTGAAGACGTCGATATTTGCGTTGTCTGTCCTTATACATACGGTGAGGGAGATTTACCTGAAGAAGGAATGGACTTTTATGAAGATTTACCAACTTTAGACCTTAAAGGAAAAGTGTTTGGCTGCGCTGGATCAGGTGATACCTACTACGAGGAATTTGCCACAGCAGTTGATGATTTTGCAGACCAATTTATCAAAGCTGGTGCAACTAAAGGCGCAGAAAATTTAAAAATCGACCTTGCTGTGGATGAAGATGATTTAAAAAATATTATCGAATTTACCAAGAGTCTAGTAGCTGCCGTTGAAAAAAATAAGTAA
- the map gene encoding type I methionyl aminopeptidase, which yields MITIKSPREIEGMAKSGHILAGVHRHLRNIIKPGISTWEIEEFAKKYIEDHGAIPSQIGFDGYKYATCISVNDEVAHGIPRRHLFLKNGDIVKVDMCVEYEGYQSDSCWSYGVGEISSLHQELLEVTKKSLYMGIEKSVIGNRIGDIGSVIQRFTEKEHHFGDVRDLIGHGIQPSIHEEPAVPHYGEPGQGIRLREGMTITIEPMINTGTWQIKSKEVQADDWTYYVSQDGSYSAQFEHTIAITKDGPKILTSQGDPEDEPYLIK from the coding sequence TTGATAACAATTAAATCACCGCGTGAAATAGAAGGCATGGCAAAATCTGGTCATATTTTAGCTGGAGTTCATCGCCATCTTAGAAATATTATAAAACCAGGAATTTCAACCTGGGAAATTGAAGAGTTTGCCAAGAAATATATTGAAGATCATGGAGCAATTCCGTCTCAAATCGGATTTGACGGTTATAAATACGCAACTTGTATTAGTGTTAATGACGAAGTGGCTCATGGAATTCCGCGTCGGCATCTTTTTTTAAAAAATGGTGATATTGTTAAGGTTGATATGTGCGTAGAATATGAAGGCTATCAAAGTGATTCTTGCTGGTCTTATGGTGTGGGGGAGATTTCTTCTTTGCATCAAGAATTATTAGAAGTTACGAAGAAATCTCTTTATATGGGAATTGAGAAATCTGTGATTGGAAATCGGATTGGAGACATTGGTTCAGTAATTCAACGTTTTACAGAAAAAGAGCACCATTTTGGAGATGTGAGAGATTTAATTGGTCATGGAATTCAACCTTCTATTCATGAAGAGCCTGCGGTTCCACATTATGGTGAACCAGGTCAAGGAATTAGGCTAAGAGAAGGAATGACCATTACGATTGAGCCAATGATCAATACAGGTACATGGCAAATTAAATCTAAGGAAGTTCAAGCCGATGATTGGACCTACTATGTCAGTCAAGATGGATCTTATTCAGCTCAGTTTGAACACACTATTGCAATTACTAAAGATGGACCTAAAATTCTTACTTCCCAGGGAGATCCTGAAGACGAACCATATTTAATTAAGTAA
- a CDS encoding YihY/virulence factor BrkB family protein yields the protein MILKLKENRFFNRSRLFIKKFSELFQKANVAVLSKAFAYYLLISFFPLLIFIGNLFSFLNFNLNSLYEYLVYVIPRPTVKFLKEITESLKYSSNTFLLIGSFLVFMWAMSRVLNILNQGINELYNTKVNQNFIIKRIVSIFYTFLLFIVVVLIAITMIFGEMIIKMIEPIFKIAKEYIDLYNTLKWPVVLIVLFAVLFFLYFFMPYRKIRIRDAMPGTIFTSAGWIILSQAFRIYLKYFGRNWDSYGTIGAVIVFLLWLNALGEIIIIGGIINGTILELKKSNT from the coding sequence ATGATATTAAAATTAAAAGAAAATAGATTTTTTAATCGGTCAAGATTATTTATCAAGAAATTTTCAGAGTTATTTCAAAAGGCAAATGTTGCGGTTCTTTCTAAGGCATTTGCCTATTATTTATTGATCTCTTTTTTCCCGCTTTTAATTTTTATTGGAAATCTATTTTCATTTTTAAATTTTAATTTAAATTCCCTATATGAGTATTTGGTTTATGTAATACCGCGTCCGACGGTTAAATTTTTAAAAGAAATTACGGAATCATTAAAATATTCTTCAAATACTTTTCTGCTGATCGGCTCATTCTTAGTTTTTATGTGGGCAATGAGTCGAGTTTTAAATATCTTAAATCAAGGAATCAATGAGCTGTACAACACAAAGGTTAACCAGAACTTTATTATTAAAAGGATAGTGTCTATTTTTTACACATTTCTTTTATTTATTGTTGTGGTTTTAATTGCAATTACTATGATTTTTGGCGAGATGATCATTAAGATGATTGAGCCGATTTTTAAAATAGCTAAAGAATATATCGATTTATACAATACATTAAAATGGCCGGTAGTTTTAATTGTGCTTTTTGCAGTATTATTTTTTCTTTATTTTTTCATGCCATATAGAAAAATTAGAATTCGTGACGCAATGCCTGGAACCATTTTTACTTCAGCTGGTTGGATCATTCTTTCACAGGCGTTTAGAATTTATTTAAAATATTTTGGTCGAAATTGGGATAGCTATGGGACTATAGGTGCAGTGATTGTATTTTTACTTTGGCTTAACGCGTTGGGAGAAATTATAATTATTGGAGGAATTATAAACGGTAC